TTTCGTACAATTCAGTGTTTCGACGAACGTTTTCATCCAACTTTTGCTTGCGTTGTGGAATATGCCTTGCCATGGTCTGTGGCATCGTTTTTACACTGTACGACAGAAGGTTCAGAGTGCCAGCCATTTGATAAAGACTGGAAAGGTACACAATAGAATTCAAGAAAAAACTCAAAGCAAAGTACAAAAGTGGCTTCCTCTCTCCCCTCCTCCCATTGTTCATCTGCCAtcaagagtcttcaataaacataTAAGTgatgtcaaatgttcatttatctACTTCATTAGAgatttctatttatttcacaCTGTTTTCTGTCATCAAGACTATTGTTATTCTCTATAAATGTGTTCAGATTTTGGGTGTCTGGAAGAGATTCAtgggatttacattatttccgaTGGGAAATATTGCTTAAATGTGACAGACATACCCTCCAGATGCGCAGGTAATCCCCACTGGTGGCCAGCAGGTCCGGGTAGACCCCCTTAGTGTCCGGGATCCACATGATCTTGGTTGTAGGATACGGGTGGTCGAAGGTGTTCCGACACACAAACTCTGAGCTCTCCTCTTCCAGACCCACCAGCTGGACCTGAAcgtgcccacacacacacacacacacacacacacacactatagcTTATATCCACACAAAAACCATCACTGATCATGTAAAAAATGCTGGTTAAACAGATAAAGCATATCATTTTTTAAGGCTCTctgagcttaaaaaaaaaaaaagtccctaaacaatgaaaaaatatagATACAAATAAAGCATCTAATTTTTGAAAATCCcttaacatgtacagtacaaccACAAAATAGTCGTTTTTGTaagctttttaaacattttaagcaGGGCGTCATTTTAAACAAACCTAAACATTTACAGCAAGACTTTGATTTAAACATCTGTACTCTTGACATCTAAACACAAACCCATAATGTTGTCATTCTTGAATCATACATTTGAAGcaataaatcattttgattaACCCCTCTAAAAGAAGGCATTTTTTTGGATGCctccaacatttaaaaacaatttattgtgACACTCCTCAATCGTTTTTAAACTTTCCCacatttaaagaaaagcatcatTTTGAACACTccctaaacatttaaaacaaatccaTAATCTAGTCATTTTATAACACTCCCCAAGCATTTTTTACAGTCCTAATCATTTTAAGCAAGGAGTCATTATAAATGTCCCCAAATGTTTAAAGCAAATTCTTATGATGTTTTTAAGTCCctaaatattaaaagaaaaacagtaataTAGTCATTTTAGAATACTCCCTAAAAATGTAAACGAggactttttaaacatttacaaaacattttaaacgaGACATTTTCACATCACTAAACATTTAAAGCAAGAAGTCCTTTTAAACAACCgctaaacattttaaacaatgcattttaaacctccctaaacatttaaaacaaactatacATAAAGTACCTATTGAACGTCCCCGAACAGTTCAAACAAGATCTCTTTTGAATATTCATAAACAGTAACGCGAGTCCAGTCATTTTTGAACGCATCTTTATcgtttaaaacaaagacattaatacaattaaaaaacgATGTATTTTTCAACATTCAAAAGAATTCATTTTTTAACTTAAACACTTAAAGCAGCCCGTTTTTAAAACATGTACATTTctaaaaagcatttttgaaCATCTTTAAACGTTTAAAGCGTTTTTGAATGCTCCCTAAATACTTATAACAATTTATTGAAAACAtctttcaacatttaaaacaacgatttttttaacattatctAACATTTTAATACACAAACATTCAAAACGATGCATCATTTGAACGCTGCCTAAACACTTATAAACAGGCATTTTAAACGTTCCTTAACACTTAAACCAATCCCACAATAtcgcatttttttaattaaatcaaataatttgaatttaggttgtaaaatAACGCTGTCTGAGATTTCTTCCAGTCCGACCAGATGATTTCATCATGCGTTGGTGCTCCACTGCACAAAACAAccagcattagcattagcatccaTTGCGTTACTATCTTTAGCCCGGGTTTAATAAACGGCCGcccaatgcaaaaataaataaataaatatacaccaAAAAAATGCACGCACCTTGTTGTTGTATTCTTCCACGAAGCTTCCCAGCGCCAAGCGAAAGCGTTTGTCCGGCCGCACGCTCCAGTTCATGGCGTAGACCGTCCATGGCGCCTCGTATTTGTAGATTTCTTTTCTCTTGCCGTGCAGCGACATCCTAGCGGAGCGGAGCTAACACCCTCGCGTTAGCTAACCGCGAATTAAGGCCCTCTTGGGGAGGCGAACGCGACCACTTTCGTTCTACCCGTGAGAAGAATTAGTAGAAATGACGGTAGTGGTCGCCGTCGCGCCACCAGAACACTATTATAATTGCAATACTACGGCCACTTGGTCAACAAAGAGTGTCAGCCATAGCTCTCTCCGAACTACAGAGCTGTCAAGCTAGCGGACAACTACTTGACGACTTCCGGTTATGCCTTTCTATTTAGTAGAAGTACTACCTCTACAGTACAGGTACTTCCAAATGATACCGTTCAAGGTTGGGGGCGCGCCCGCTTTGTCTCCCCGGTCATAGCGGCCATAGAGTGTGGCGCTCTCAATAACCGAACAGCAACATTGTTTGCGAACTGTCCGGAGTGTAGCAGAGCGTAGTGCATTTCCGATTGTACCCCTAAAATCCATTTTGAGTATAAGCTCAGTATTTCTTTCACAACAACAATCAATTTGagcatgttattattattttctactTTATAACATGTTAGTGATCTCCCAGACTGTTATGTGACCTTCAACTCGTtcagaaatgtttgaaaacattacACATTTCTCTGCACATCTTATTTGAAAGCTCTCCAATATAAATTACCGCTTCACATGTTCAGTTTATTAGATAATTCTAGTGTAgacttcaaaataataattggcaGCCATATAGCTCTGAACTACAGAGACCTTTGAAAATCATTAACcaataaatgattttatcaTGATTTATCATTTATCAtgattttatcatttatttcatgaatGTTCCATGGGAGCCCATCACTCAATTATTCTAGACTGAGATTTcagttttattgtttaatactTATAATAACCTCATTGATAAAGAAGAAATGGTGTTGTCGCTATAGGCATctatcataaaaacaaaaatgctctaaaacataTATGTctcctcattttttttcaaatcagacAATCATTACATTGGAACATGAAACTTATTTATACACTTTATATGATGTAATTATGGAATACACTCGTGTAGGTGACCGTGTTCCGTAATTAATTAACTCGTAGACATTCATTCAGGCGTTTGAAAAAAAGCActacacatttttacattttgcatcTTATTTGAAAACTCTACCACATGAATGAGCTTCATTGACGTTACTGCTTTTGATACGGAGCTAGCTAAGCTTTAAAACTCCCTTTTCCGGTGtagatttcaaaacaaaacaatgctcGTGTTGGTGAGTACCCAAACTCTCGCGGTGACATGGAAGTCTCGCCGCCGTAGTTTTACTTTGAGAGGTTAAATCCTTGTCAAGACAGCCTGCTCCAGCCTTCCTTTATTATTTTGGGGCTACTCGAGATCAAATACCGTAACGCGAACCCAGCGGTAACGTTCCGGTAAGATATTtcgattgttttcttttttgcttggAATCGGTTCAAAAAATGCTACGGTGTCACTTTCCGCTGTCAGCTGGGGCTGctgctagctagttagcttacTAGCGTCAGAAGTGGCTAATAAGAAAGTGATTGGGGGGAGGGTAAGCCACTGGGGTGGGATTACCAATTGTTAAGTGGCCAAGCTAAAAACTACGCACAGAAACATTGTAACACTTTTGCTATTCATGTTATCACGACAACTCGAATAGGCGGCGTGCTGCCAAGGTGATTCTTGCGACACAATTTGAGCTTGACGAATCATTTTCGGCTGTTTCTAACGTAACGTTTTTTCTTAAAAGGTTTAGTAGTCTGATTTTCTCATTTGGATGACAGAAAGcatcaaaatgaatattttagtcATTGTTTACTAGTTCGGGAACTAGTTAGAGGACCGAGGGATCTTGTTCCTCTGTGAGCTGTCAGACTCTGTGAGCTGTCAAACTTATTAAAAGTTTGACGTTAAAAACTAGACTAGTATAtggactatttttttccccaaaacactcCCTAAGAGTTTTGGCTAATTGTCATTTTTGAACGCCACCGTGAAGTTTAAAGTTAAGTTTAAGCACAATTTAAACTAAGTTTGAACAAGGCATTTTTAACCTTCCTAAACATTTCAAGGAAACTCATAATGTAATAAATTTTTTAACAActccaaaacatttcaaagaagtcatgttttgaaataaatttatGTGCAAATATATAATATTCCGTGGTACCTTGGCTTCCAAGTTTTTCAAATTACGAGCCGTTACTTGGTCAttacttttgtttatttgttttgttgttttgctatgtgttgcaagcaaaaattcgACCCCGCTATGTGGCAGCAGTGAACTTAATAAGTTGAGCCTGCTGTATGCATTTTGGCAAAGAGCGAACAGTTTTTTAACCAGGACCAAGTGTGCTcacttcaagttgtttattgtcATTTCCAGTTAAAGATTACTggaaaattaaacataaaacaaatatgtatttaaccGAACCAACTGTCTTAAAGTCCGTTAACTTtaagggacatattttgccagaccagctttttctagtatttgggatgtaaaaattgtctctatggtgcctcagtaaacatgtgaaatattaattaaaatcatagacgcattcctgagttccagatgtttttatGCCGAGAAGCTTGAAATCGGGTCATTTGAAATTTTccagcttatctacgtcactcgcgaagatctccgccttccctttccgctctcGAGCCAGCGCGGGCAACATAACaaatgtgtgctctcacaagtgggtcttctaaaTGGAGGCAACCAAACAAAGGAAAAGggaataatactcacaggcacattgctctgcgaaaaacaactaTATATTAGTGCAGCTTAGTTGTGACAGTGTTTGTGTATTAAATATATGTACTATACGTCCCCCAAATGGCCAAGGTTTGCACACCAGAAGCACAATGTCTCGTGTCAGGAAATCgtgatgaaaaaaagaaattattttcattgttattgCTGTGTTTTTATAGTACAATAGTGTGtagtgctttttttgttcttaaaaacatgttacaaatttgttttgtgtggggtttttatttatttatttttttggtggatTGGAACGGATTGATTaagtttccattcatttgaataggGAAATTTCAGTTAAGCGTTCAgaacgtggtcacggaacaaattaaacttgtaagtcatgGTACCACTGTAGTTGTTTTTGAAAGCTTCCTCAACATTAAAAGCAAAATTATAATATAGTCATTTTTAACTCTCCCGAACCCCAATGTAGGAATTTCCAACTTTTTAACATccattgcatatttttttcggAGTCTGTTTTTTTAACACGTCCTGAGCAAATGTTCTTGAAGGATTACGGAAGAAAGATGAAGAAATATTTGACGATTATATCACTTTTCCCTCCTGTTTGTTTCGTCAACATCCTGCTCCAGCGACACCATGCGACATTTGCCCCTCCTCCTGCTGTCCCCCTTGCTGCTGCTACTCCTGGCCCTCCCCGTCACCAAGGGGCGCTACAACGACGACTTTGACGATGGCGAGGACGTGACTGACTTCGATGACAACGACTTTGCCGAGTTCGAGGATATGAGCGATGACACGGTGCCTGAGGCAGGCACTGCCCCCCCGCCACCCATGCGGGGCAGCCCTTCCTCGCAGCACGACGAAGACGAGGATGAAGACGAGGCCACGGTAGAGCTGGAGGACGGTCAAGACGGTTTTGACGACTCTGACGCACAGGTGGGATTTATGTGCGAGACTGTAGTGTCGTGTCTGTGTGTTCGCTTATGTGTTCGGGTGAATGAAGTACTGTAGTCTAGAGTGAGGGGTGAAGTGTGTTTGCAGGGTGAGTGTGGGGTGTTCGTGTCGTATGTCGGGCCCTGACCGGTTAATCGGCTGACCAATTTAATCGgccgatattagcccttttcaaatctgcagaaatcgaccgttttttgttgttgttgctgattTTAGCTGATTCTTTTTTACACACTAACACATTACAACGCAAGACAAAGGAAACGATATGGAAACAAACATTCTCGAAATAGAGTTGCAGATTTTTGCAGAGTTTTCTCTCTGATGTAAAAATAGGTTATtatattcattatatatttttttaattaattggctGATTAATTGTTTATCCGaattttattctggaaaatattttttttaaggccactgcattggcctaaaaaaaaatccatatcggtcgAGCCCTAGTAACCTGTTTGGTCGAGCTTGGATAatgtgtagtgtgtgtgagcGTAGTGTAGTGCATTTTGATGGAAGTGTGTGGGGAGTTAGTGTACTGTGTATTGTGAGGTTACGCTGATGTGTACTGTTGTCGTGCGTGTGTGGGGGGTGGTGTAGTATGTGTGGGAGTAGTGTAATATGTGTGTCGTGTGGGATGGTATTGGTGTAGGGAGAATATGTAGTGTTCGTGGGTTGGGTAGTGTGTTTTCAGTGCGCGTggtcgtgtgtgtgttggggggacAGTAATGTGTGGGGAAGCGTGTTTGTTAGTGTATTTATGTGTACGGTTTCTTCAACTTTGATATGTATGTGTTTcagaaattatatttaatgtatttttttttctgtgatgtgtGCCTCAGGATCAggacatttacagtaaatatgacCAAGAGGAGTTTGAGGGGATTGGAGACATGGAGAAGACGGGCCATCCTATGAAAGACCCCCTCATAATCCACACGGTAAATCTCATTTAACTCTTAAAGCCTCCCCTCAGATTATTTTCATCACTTATCTTTCTTTTGTCTGCCAAGTATAGTAGGCATCGAACACTTCCTGAATATTTAAAGCCAGATGTAATCTAGTTGTTTAATAACATTCATAACATTATTATAACACTGGGAGCAAGGCAAAATGTAgacctttttaaatgttttacgcCAGAACagctagttgtttttttaacatcgcTAAATATTTAAAGCAAGGCTGAATGCAAGTAAGTTACACATTTTTAAGGCAAGACAAAAATAGTCATTTTAAATGCCCTTTGTACATTTTAAGAATACCATAATGTAGTCTTTTAATGTCACCTAAACGTTTAACACAAGGATGAAATatagacatttttttaacattccctATTGTTTCAAGTAAGATTAAAATAGTGCTTTTTGAATGCTCCTCAAACATAGAAAGAAAACCCCAAATATAGAAGTTTTTGAACGCTGCCAAAAGAAAGACCATTGAAAAGATGGAATGCGTGATCAAAATATCGGCACTTTACACCATATGATGGATGGATACCCTATTGTTTAAGTATGACCAAAATTTGAACCTTCCAAGTGTTTAAAGCGGACTCAAGCTAAAGTTGTTGTTGAATGCTCCCAAAACATTTACAGCCCCTATAAGGTcacaataaatgtcttctaaatttgacataccacagagaagagtgttttaACAACCCTGTCAAATTTATATGATTAGAAAAATCGCTGAGtgaataaaatgaggcttcaaaatcttGGAAAATCAATGTGTTTACTCTGCTCTCAAACGTTTTGGGGCATGTCCTGTGAATGCGTTGAGACCACACACACCGCtcaaatgtcaatcaaatatcaCTTCTACGATCTGGGAAAATAGGATGCTATTTAATCTTGCATCATTCTTATACCTACACATAACTGCATGTTGCTGTGACAATATATCCACTTAAGGCCTCACAGGCAGCTGGAATATATCTCCCGGTATCTCATCAGGTCCTCGCGTGGCTTTTCCACGCCGCCCCAGTCCACTTGCTGGCTGtcaaatcagatttaaaaaaaaaaaaaaaaaaaaaaaaacacacacaacacattcaTACGTCCCTGCTTTTCCGCCTTCCTCCCGGTCCATGTCTTGCACACTCATGGCCGACAATGAGGTGCTCTAAAGCGACCACACCAGCGCAAGGCCTCGGTCCACACAGTGGCTGTCAAGtcaagcttttaaaaaaataaaatctcccaTTGTTTTCGTTTCCTCACACTTGTGCCTTTCTTTCTGTGACTGCCAGCGTCACGCccccacacgctggctgtcaagtcaatCTTTTATTGCTTTTTAATCTCctattttttcctcctcctcgcttCCACCTTTCTCACCGTGACCTGCTTGCACTCATGCCCGACATTGAGGCGCTGTAAAGCAGCCACGCCAGCAGACTACccaaagggaagatgcatttttgggatgtaggcatagctagGATAACCGCTGCTTTGAGCAAAAGGCGCTCAAGTGCTTGTACAGTGGGGGTTGTGCTACTGGGtgccgttttagccacgcccccacaaaatcagcaaaactatccatccatccattttctgagccgcttatcctcacaagggtcgcgggcttgctggagcctatcccagctaataatcgggcaggaggcggggtacaccctgaactggttgccagccaatcgcagggcacatacaaacaaacaaccactcgcactcacagtcacacctacgggcaatttagagtattcaattaatgcatgtttttgggatgtgggaggaaaccggagtgcccggagaaaacccacgcaggcacggggagaacatgcaaactccacactggcggggccgggattgaaccccagtcctcagaactctgaagctgacgctctaaccagtcgtccaccgtgctgcctcagcaaaactaaaatggtgaaaaacagtttcttGCTGTAGCTTCACAactgagtactacatagttctcagtttttgtaggttTTCAGTAATTATCTTCAATCATGTATTATAAATTTAGAAACAAATGTCTAAATCCACtttacagttattttttttaatgcaaagacGCTGCTTAATGGAGACTTattgttgtttgcttgtgttCAGGTTCCGGCCCATCTTCAGAACAGCTGGGAGAGCTACTACATGGAGATCCTAATGGTGACGGGCCTGCTGGCCTACATCATGAACTACATCATCGGCAAGAACAAGAACAGCCGCCTGGCTCAGTCCTGGTTCAACTCTCACAGAGAGCTGCTGGAGAGCAACTTCGCTCTTGTGGGTGAGTCGCCCGTGATGGGTTCGGGTTAGATTTTATGATGATAAAATAACACAACTAGAAAACTGTGGTTGGTGCACTCAGGCGACGATGGCACGAGCAAAGAAGCAGTGAGCACGGGGAAGCTCAATCAGGAAAATGAACACATCTACAACCTGTGGTGCTCCGGACGCATCTGCTGTGAGGGCATGCTCATACAGCTCAAGGTAAGGTACGCATGCATGCGTACAGTGTATGTGGTAGTGTAGTGTGTATGGGTATGTTTGGTATTGAGTATTTTAGAGTGGGGGTTAGTAAAGTTTGAGTAGGGcaagtgttttgtgtgtgtgtgtgtgtttgtgggaggGGGTAGTGCGGTTTAGGTAATGTAGTGTGTGCTATGTTGCTAGtgtagtgtgcgtgtgtgtgtgtgtgtgtgtgtgtgtgtgtgtgtgtgtgtgtgtgtgtgcgtgcgtgtagtagtagtattgtGCATGTGGGTTGGGTAgtgttgtgtgtttgggttgTTAGTGTAGGTGGGTTGGGAAGGGTAGTATACTGTAGTGTGTTTAGATTGTGTGACAGTGTACCGTGTGTGTAGGGAGGTAGTTCTGTGCGTGTGGGAATTAGTGCAGTGCATAGGAGGGGTAGTGTAGTGCGTGCATAATCACTTTTAATGATGGTTatgcttgtttttgtgctttcaGTTCCTGAAGAGGCAGGACCTGCTCAATGTTCTGGCCAGGATGATGAGGCCCACCTGTGACCAAGTGGTTGGTATCTGCTCAGCAAGGATGCTCCACTTATGCTTGTACAGAGCGAAAGCGTTAACAGTTGAGTTGTCCAATAAACAGTGCATgtctttgtctttatgtgtgtagcAAATCAAAGTGACTCTGAATGATGAGGACATGGACACATTTGTGTTTGCTGTGGGCACCAAGAAGGCGATGGCCCGCCTCCAGAAGGAAATGCAGGACTTGGTAAATACCTTATTCCTCCAGCAGATACTGTACCTCATTTAGTCGCCGGGTTCGTCATGCACCAAAGACGCTAACAGTACATAAACAATCAGTGGGGGCTGGCGTTGTTACTGTTTTTGTGCAGAGTGAGTTCTGCGGCGACAAGCCAAAGTCCGGAGCCAAATTCGGCCTTCCAGATTCTTTGGCTATTCTTACAGAGATGGGTGAGGTCACAGATGGCGTGATGGACAACAAGgtaacatttgttaaaatacttttctttttttttttttagtaagatGACAGTCTTTGTTTCTTACTGTAATTTTGTGTGATTGTGTTTCACAGATGGTTCATTATATCACCAACCACGCCGACAAGATcgagtccatccatttttcggACCAATTTTCTGGTCCAAAAGTTATGCAAGAGTGAGAATCTTATTgcttcaaataatttaaaaaaacatattttctgaTTTGTTTGACTGTAAATAccctgtgttgtttttcaagggAGGGTCAGCCCTTAAAGCTGCCTGAAACCAAGAAGACCCTGCTGTTTACATTTAATGGTGACCATTTGGTCTTTGTTACAACACTCACAGAAGAAACATACCATTTGGTGTCATTAACGtggttcctttttattttttgccgtATAGTGCCTGGAATGGGCAACACTTCTCCCAAAGACATGGACGCTCTGCTGCCCCTCATGAACATGGTCATTTACAGTATTGATAAAGTCAAGAAGCTGCGTCTCAACAGAGAggtaagaacacacacacacaaacttatgCAACGCcgaatacacacacaccagatACACACAAAGAACCACGCTaacatacaaatacacacacaccgaCATTAAACACATGCAACAACActaaattacacacacaaaccaaacaacacacatcaacacatgtatatacacaaacactagtcatacaaacacacacacatgcaataaATACACACTAAACACGTGCAACACCAAATACACAGACAAGTCAAATGACACACATCAACTACTCACACACAGaatacagagacacacacatacacaaacaaacaaatacacgcGTGcccacaaaacaaacatcaagcAGACACATACCAGCACCACAAAAACACACGACAACAACACGCATCAAATACACACCAAAGAATTACACAAACCAACACTATGTTCACACAATAACATCAAGTACTTgtaacaaaaccaaacaacacaCATCAAATACActcacacaacaacacacatatataaacacacaaaccaATACCACATTCACCGACTGACACCAAGCACATATAGTAacacccaaaaaacacacacaaaccaaacaatacattaaaaaaaacagataacaacactaaatacacacaaaacaaacacacacaacacaaacaaattcaaACCAAATAAACGTTAACGTTTCAGACGAGCACAAAAGAGTCTCTCGCTGCCCTCCTTCACCTTGCAGGGGAAAATGAAGGCAGATCGCAACCGTGCCCGCGTGGAGGAGAACTTTCTCAAGCAGACGCACGCTCAGCGGCAGGAGGCCGCACAGACCCGCCGCGAGGAGAAGAAGCGGGCCGAGAAAGAAAGGATCATGAACGAGGAGGACCCTGAGAGACAGCGCCGCCTCGAGGTCCCACAACAACCATATGAAGCCGTTTCTGATATTGTGCTTGTTTCAAAATGATCACACAGTCACAGATAATAAACATTGCatcgttttcttttgtttcaggaagcggctcagagacgAGAGCAGAAGAAGATCGAGAAGAAGCAGATGAAGATGAAGCAGATCAAAGTGAAAGCTATGTGAAGTTCGCCCGTCACCCTCTCAACGACTGCGTGTCACAAAGGacattttgtcattgtcttATCAGCTCACCTCACTGCATCATGTTTTTGTCTTGGTAGTCTGTACCTGCTTGTAGATATAAAGCATCATCACGGGACTCCATTGATTTGTAATCATACCATTAATATAATCTTCAGTGACGTTTTAACTTATATCCACTGTGAGGTTGCTTTCCTGCAGGTTGTTTCTAATGAATTTCTGAACAAAAGTCAATAATAAAGTGCACTGGAGTCTGCTTGTCTCATTTTATTGACAGAAAGACATCTGTTCTATAAGGAGGACTTCGAAGGCTATGGCAGGGTGCTAAATTTAACTATTGTGTCAGCACACTGGGCTAAATTTGGTGTCATCACAGCACCACCCTGCCACATGAACATGATCAAATTACAATATATTGCATATACAGTGGTCCCTCGCTATTTGCGGGGGGATAGGGACGAGGTcctgaatagtgaaaatctgcggATGATTGATGCCCATTATTATTGCATTGGGagcgtggagaaaaaaaaaaaaaaggaaaaaaaaattgaaaacaaatctacAAATAGGTGAATAGTTATGTAGGTGCCAAACCGTGAGTATgcaagggtccactgtatacaaCACTGGACATTGTGCAACAAAGAGGCATTTATACCATTGTCAAAGGGTTGTCATTTTAGTAGCAggcatttacatttaaaaatacataatggTAATTGTCTTCTATATAGTTATTTTACtcaatttggggtttttttttagatcagagATAAGACATTAAGTGCACTTTTTGGAGCGTACCTATTCTGTTAATAATTTTATTAAGGCTATTTAGTCCACaatgttttattaaacaattggCTATTCAGTTTTATGCTGACCATAaatcttgtttcttttttagggCAATATTTTGGTGCACCCGCTGAGATATAAAACCGCTGATTCAATCGTATTTttcaatgtcataatttacCCCATAAAAAACAGAATCAAAATAGTCATTCATTTAGAAAAATACTGTCATTAGCTACGTTATTAGTGTCGTAGTACAAATACTATTGGTGCGCGCAGTGAATGGACGTTAGTCCAAACGGTCGGTAAAGTTAAAACCGAAGATTCGATCTAATGTTTTACTACATGAACattttgatcaaaataatataaaaaagttACACACTTAGAAACACTTTGTCATTTACAATCTTAGCGGTGTGAATTGGTATATACAATAGTTATTAATTTCTTAGCGCTTTGGATTCCAGCAGATAGCCACTAGAGGACGCTCCGCTAGTTCTATTTGAAAACACAGATTCAATCGCGTTTCAACGTTATAGTTTATGTGAAATAAATCGATCAAAATAATATACACGTCATTTATATCGCAATATATTGTCACTTAAAGTTGTTTTGGTTTTAGTTGGCATCATATCTGTTAggtctttatatatatattttttttattatttttttttttttagtggaaaGTGCGAATCAGAACTCGCCTGCTGTGTTCGCCTACCCAGATGGAGAACAGGCGAGGCGTTCAGGTTTGTTACGCGGTGGCCGCTCTCTTCACAATATTGGGCTATTAAACGCTAAAAACAACTCCCCGGTGCTCCGCATGGGCTCGCGTTTGCATCGACTATCA
This Phycodurus eques isolate BA_2022a chromosome 16, UOR_Pequ_1.1, whole genome shotgun sequence DNA region includes the following protein-coding sequences:
- the ccdc47 gene encoding PAT complex subunit CCDC47 isoform X2, whose protein sequence is MRHLPLLLLSPLLLLLLALPVTKGRYNDDFDDGEDVTDFDDNDFAEFEDMSDDTVPEAGTAPPPPMRGSPSSQHDEDEDEDEATVELEDGQDGFDDSDAQDQDIYSKYDQEEFEGIGDMEKTGHPMKDPLIIHTVPAHLQNSWESYYMEILMVTGLLAYIMNYIIGKNKNSRLAQSWFNSHRELLESNFALVGDDGTSKEAVSTGKLNQENEHIYNLWCSGRICCEGMLIQLKFLKRQDLLNVLARMMRPTCDQVQIKVTLNDEDMDTFVFAVGTKKAMARLQKEMQDLSEFCGDKPKSGAKFGLPDSLAILTEMGEVTDGVMDNKMVHYITNHADKIESIHFSDQFSGPKVMQEEGQPLKLPETKKTLLFTFNVPGMGNTSPKDMDALLPLMNMVIYSIDKVKKLRLNREGKMKADRNRARVEENFLKQTHAQRQEAAQTRREEKKRAEKERIMNEEDPERQRRLEEAAQRREQKKIEKKQMKMKQIKVKAM
- the ccdc47 gene encoding PAT complex subunit CCDC47 isoform X1, encoding MHFWDVGIARITAALSKRRSSACTVGVVLLGAVLATPPQNQQNYPSIHFLSRLSSQGSRACWSLSQLIIGQEAGYTLNWLPANRRAHTNKQPLALTVTPTGNLEYSINACFWDVGGNRSARRKPTQARGEHANSTLAGPGLNPSPQNSEADALTSRPPCCLSKTKMVPAHLQNSWESYYMEILMVTGLLAYIMNYIIGKNKNSRLAQSWFNSHRELLESNFALVGDDGTSKEAVSTGKLNQENEHIYNLWCSGRICCEGMLIQLKFLKRQDLLNVLARMMRPTCDQVQIKVTLNDEDMDTFVFAVGTKKAMARLQKEMQDLSEFCGDKPKSGAKFGLPDSLAILTEMGEVTDGVMDNKMVHYITNHADKIESIHFSDQFSGPKVMQEEGQPLKLPETKKTLLFTFNVPGMGNTSPKDMDALLPLMNMVIYSIDKVKKLRLNREGKMKADRNRARVEENFLKQTHAQRQEAAQTRREEKKRAEKERIMNEEDPERQRRLEEAAQRREQKKIEKKQMKMKQIKVKAM